In Brienomyrus brachyistius isolate T26 chromosome 2, BBRACH_0.4, whole genome shotgun sequence, the genomic window CACTTGGTCCGGCGGTTCTGGAACCACACCTGACGGGGGCAGATGAACTCATTGGTGTCCCCAGACCCAAACAGCGTTGTTCTGGAGTATGTGAGCATTCTTTGGAATGGCAAACATTATGCATTTATGTCATCGGATTCCGAAACATGGGTGTTCATCGACAGGCAGTGTAATTAACTATAAATACTACATACATTCCTGTGACGTTACAATTTAAAATGAAAGTAACTCAGCGCTCGCTTTCCAGTGGAGATGATCAGCAACTCCTGGCTTCACAAACTCATACAGGCTGAGTTGAACAGAGAACATTAGATCCTGCCTAGACCATCACtacctgagagtctgacagtgCTAAGGAGGAGTAGTCATACTGATCCTCTTCCaccgctatatatatatatatatatatatatatatatatatatatatatatatatatatatatatatatatatatatatatatatatatgtgtgtgtgtgtgtgtgtgtgtgtgtgtgtgtgtgtgtgtgtgtgggtgtgtagaCAGTATTACAGCTCAGGACAGGAAGGCCCTGCAGAGAATTGTAAGGTTGGCACAGAGTATCATATGATCCGAACTGCCATCCATCACAGGTGGATAGTTGAAatccagaaagtataaatccagaccaagattttgtttcaaccaaccagctgagtactctgtgactgtgactctatatactcaactggttggttgaaacaaaatcttggtctggatttatactttctggacctgaaaagtCCACCTCTGCCATCCTTATACAGTACATAGACCTCTGCCGCAACAAAGAACAATGACTATTTCGACCAAAAGCAGCACAGCTGCACCATGGGCTGTTCTGACCCCCGGAGTCTAGTAGGAGGTTTTTCAGCATCAGAATGCTAACTACAAGATTTAAGAGACATATCTACTTTCACGCAGCCTTCATCATGCAGAAATGCACTTAAGAAATGTCCACAATAAGACAGTAACTCTTCTAGGTGTCCCCACAAAATATCGCGACTGTCTTTTTATCAATAAATGCCAAAGATTTTTGCCTTTTTGAGTATGGAGGCAGTAGGCTTGGGGCGAGCAGTATGCAGATATCACAGAAATGGGACTGCGAGTGTGATTTCCCAGCCGTGAGCAGCCTTACCTTCACCTGAGACTCAGTCATTCCCAGAGAGTACGCCAACCTTGCCCTCTCCGGTCCTGCCAGATACTTGGTCTGCTCGAACGTTTTCTCCAGAGCAAAGATCTGGTGCCCGCTGAAGGTGGGCCTCGTGTGTTTCTTTCTGCTGCCAGCATCGCCAAGCTGACCACTGCCTGCAAAAAGTGAACAGACACCTGTGTGGCACAAAGACCCTCACATATACTGGCTCAACCCCATACAACCGTCTTCAGATGTCCAGCAGGATGGAGCTTGATTACACATCCACTCTTCACACTTTTCCTGGGTTTTAAACTCACGTCTCCATCCTCTGACTCCTTAAGAACCAATCCTCAGCACCAAAGGCAATGCAAACTTAATTTACTTTGAATTAAATGTCGTTTCCTTGAAGAGAAACTTATACTCTGTGATTTACTGGCCTGCATTAGTAGCTGAAAACAAATGCATTTACATCAATACAATAAATGTCCAGATTAGTACATGTGCAGTATGGTCTGACATGGTCAGATATGTCAGAATTAATCactttacatatttataaactatatatttatatgcctATGAACAACCCAAGTTCATAAAATGAAGGTTAATGGCTCAGACAAAAAGAGCGCaaaaatatttcagtttcacaACAATACTTATTTACAGGGCTAGGAAGGCACATAATCCTTACCAGCTGTCTAGATGTTACTGCAAAATAAGTGAGTATTAAATCAAATAAGACACAGACGCACTTTTTTACTTCGGATGACATAACTGGATGTGACATGCTTTTGTGATTCCTAACGTTGATGTATTACTCCGTCGATTTAAAAATTTTCGAAAAAACTTTCGGTTTTATAACAAGAGCCCGAAAGCAGACTTTTCACAATCCAAAGCAGGAAAGAAACCGGATTTTACTAGAAATTTGCAATAGGGAATTCCTGAAAAGCATTCTATCAAGCAGGACCGCAAATCAGCAGCGACAGCTTGTGAGCGCTGGAGTCAGCGCAGCACATTAGTCTGGCTGTTGATATCGGTTCCTCATTAAAGATGTTTGTGTGAAACCTGAGGTGACTGAAGGGATTTGTCCCTTTTGAGGCTCTGTAGTGCTAGTAAAGGATGTGCCCCCCCTAGTGGCGTGGTGCTGTTGGCAAACTCACTGGTGCCGCACTGCTGCCGTCCTCCTCTCCACTCGTACCCGGGGTCACCCCATCCCCCGCCGCTCCGCCCTTTCACCGTGCACTCCGGACTGGGCTTGGTGAAGCTGCCCAGCGAGGCTCCGTAGTCCCGATTGTAGTAGACACCGGAGGCAGGGACGGTTCCGAAACTGCCCACGGCGGAGTAGCCGGAGAGCAGCGTGGAGCTGGGGGAGCCGATGACGGAGCGACTGAGGATGTCGCTGATGCCGTGCGGCGTGCCAGAGGCTAGTTGGCTGTTGAGGCCCGGGCCCAGCTTGTAGAAGGAGTTCTGCACCGAATACTGGCACACCGGCGCCTTCATGTCCGAGGGGTACTGGTTCAGGCCGTTGTTGAAGAGAAAGGATCCCGGAAGGTTGGGATCCATAGGAAAAGCTTCCTCCTCCAGGTTGGTTCCCTCACACAGTCACTCAGTCTCCACCCAGCATGAAAGGATCTGCACCGTCAGACAAGGTGGAGGagatgggtgggggaggggtgtgttTCTCTGGTGCTTTTGAGATGAGTTTCAGGCTGCCCTCAGTGGTACTGCTGGTCGGTTCGCAGCCCCCCTGCCGCTGGTTGACGTTCTGCCGCTCCCTTCCTTGGGAAAggtgtttgccccccccccctatcgAAGCCACTCCGTGGCCCTTTACCTATTTTGTAACATCGCAGTTATTCCAAAACAAACGTTGAGGATTGACGGAAAAACCTATGTTCACATTCCTCCTCGAAGTGAACTGTTTTGCACAGAAATGTTCTTGTCACCCAATAAATAAGAAGTACCTTAAAGACGGGTGACACATTCTTGATAAAGACAGGCCGCATTATAATGCAGAGCGGGATTGGCTGGGGTCTAGGCGCACAGCTGCTTTCTCATTGGCCACTCGCTGGAGCACAGGCCTCTAACTGGATGTCGGCAAATTAATCGCTTTTTAAAAAGGTAGGGTGGGAATAAGTTGCTTTTTGATGGCCTGCTGTTGTGAAAGCCGAAGATGCAGGCACATGGCAAGGGGGACATGCAGAGAAGCGGTGCCTGTTTCTGGGGTCAGGAATGCCCACAGTTCCTCTTGTAGGCCTCTCAAATCATACAAGACTGAGAAGAATGGTGTTACTGTACTCATTAAACTCAAATGCGTGTCACCTTGCAGTGTTTTCACCCAGGGTGATTTTAAGTGTCCGCATTAAAGTGAAGTCTGTCATGCTTGGCTGCATCATTTCTCTATCTGACCTGTAAGAAAAATTCTTTAGTCTCCACTCACACTGACTCTGTTTATATGTAACTGTAGTTAACaaacattttactgtattttGCAAATAACGACTTCCTGCAACACTCAAGCGACACACTCTTTGAACACAGTAACGTCATGAATCAAATTTAGACGGCAAAAGTTCTAGAAAAGATCTTTGATTAAGGTATTCTTCTTTGTGATCAgaattttgatttgattttcaTTATTACACCTACTAACAGATTTACAGGCTGCCCTCGATCTGCTGAATTTGCATAAAAAAGTGGACCTCAGCGAAGGAGATGAGCCCCTAAATTGTACTCTGAGAGCAAAATGAAACTGGCAAACAGCTCTACACCTTAGATCTTATCTGTCCTGCCTGTAAGTATCTTTAGATTTGCTTGTAACCTGGAGACCTGCCTCTCGTGAACAATGGCAAGTGGCGCGTACACGTTTTGTCATGCAGAATCTAAAACGAATCAATCATAGACTAAATTATTACAACACTCAGGCTTCCCCTTTCGTTAGTTCTCCGCCCTTGGTAATTAAAGCCGGCCAGAAGAACATGGATATTAACTGATACCGAGTTCACTGCCTGGTACAAGACATATAATCGACTATGGTTttaaagattatgaaatcagcttCATCACAATAATATGTATTTTGAGAAAGACGAGATTTATATGCAAATCTTCGcgtgtttttatagcactaacCAAAGCGCCAGACAATCGGATTTGGAAGCCGGATAATTATCTTGTATGTTAAAAGACAATACGATACAATACAGTTGATTAGTTTATCACAGTGGTGCCTATTTAATGAAAACTGAGGGTGAACAATTTGCCTTTACCAAACGGTCTTTATTCAGTTATTTGTTCTCTGATCGTTGTATTTCATTTTCTAAGACTTTAGATAACTTAACGATACTGCCGTGACACCCAGCGGATAACAGATATTCAATGCAGTTTTGTATGCCCATGAAACACACACCACTGCGTTCATTTTCACTCGTCACTGGAAACACGGAGCTTTCATTTTCCCCATTAGATATCTCACCAAATTCCTTAATCTACGGAATCACGCGAGTGTAAATTTGTTCCACGCACGGTTAATAACTTTTGTACTgaactgtgtgttttttttccaccagcagggatttaaataaaataattgcgTGTATTTAACGTTAAACATAGAATTCGAAATCTTTACATTTCCGTAGATATTGTAAACAACAGATATACATTTAACTTAATAAATAAAAGCAATCAAAAAGAAAAGCGAAGATATTGTATAGACGCGCTTGCATCTACCGCATGCAGACCAGGCTAGAGCATGCATGATACTGTAAAAGGTGGAAATTTCCAGTAAAGCTCTGGGTTGCATAGTTAAAGGGCAAGGATCAAATGTGGTCTTGTGACTGTCACGTGTGGGGGTTTCCAATGTGTTACGGTCCCTTCTTGTAAACCATGCATTCCAGTTACAACATTTCACAGCAATATATAACGATTGCCAAACGCAGCATCGCTTACATTTTAAAGTCTATATATCGCGTTCAATTCTTTGTAGTGCTATAACCCCATAAGGTAAAATAATACTAAAGGTACAagattaaatgtattttaatcaTTCTGTAATACACTATAACATGGATTAAAGAGCAAAGATTAGCCAAATCGCTCGCAATTTTATGGTTATTGTACGGCTAGGCTATTTTATGGTTAGTGGCttaaagagaaagaaaaagtaGCCTAAAACCACGGTAATGAATTTATAGCCGGTGTTTGATGATATTTGCAATTTCGTCTGTGATACCGGTGATATTTGGTATATCAGTATTTTAATGCCATTACAGGCTTGAGAGAAAATGTGCTTTGCGTTTTCCCCATGTTTCCATGTATGTTAAAGGTAACGATGTGCGGATCGATACTGAAACATTCACATTTATTAACACACAGTCGTGTTTAATGCGCGAggtaaatagcacattacatacAATCCAGTGAGGAGTCAACTAGGCGTTAGTGCGACTGGGCTCAGCTTCCAGTAAATGAGTAAAACGTTAGCAGTCTTTCGATCTGAGTGATTCATTTTTGAGAATTGATTCTAACGTTTAATTAAACCCCAGTTTTTAACCTGTGATTTAAACGCTTATGCTATTACGGAGAACAGGGCAGGCTAGAAAAGGGGTGAGATAGAGAGGACTTCCAGGGGCCCAGACACTAGTGACCAGTGAACAATCAGTT contains:
- the nkx6.3 gene encoding homeobox protein Nkx-6.3 isoform X2: MDPNLPGSFLFNNGLNQYPSDMKAPVCQYSVQNSFYKLGPGLNSQLASGTPHGISDILSRSVIGSPSSTLLSGYSAVGSFGTVPASGVYYNRDYGASLGSFTKPSPECTVKGRSGGGWGDPGYEWRGGRQQCGTSDPLGDAGSRKKHTRPTFSGHQIFALEKTFEQTKYLAGPERARLAYSLGMTESQVKVWFQNRRTKWRKKSASEPTSTQVARGEQGGDASENEVEDEEYNKPLDPDSDDEKIRLLLRKHRRAFSVLRLGPHQV
- the nkx6.3 gene encoding homeobox protein Nkx-6.3 isoform X1 — its product is MDPNLPGSFLFNNGLNQYPSDMKAPVCQYSVQNSFYKLGPGLNSQLASGTPHGISDILSRSVIGSPSSTLLSGYSAVGSFGTVPASGVYYNRDYGASLGSFTKPSPECTVKGRSGGGWGDPGYEWRGGRQQCGTSSGQLGDAGSRKKHTRPTFSGHQIFALEKTFEQTKYLAGPERARLAYSLGMTESQVKVWFQNRRTKWRKKSASEPTSTQVARGEQGGDASENEVEDEEYNKPLDPDSDDEKIRLLLRKHRRAFSVLRLGPHQV